The proteins below are encoded in one region of Hordeum vulgare subsp. vulgare chromosome 3H, MorexV3_pseudomolecules_assembly, whole genome shotgun sequence:
- the LOC123445276 gene encoding pentatricopeptide repeat-containing protein At3g49170, chloroplastic, with translation MPSPSLPATAGAAMASTVAALPPRLPPSPPPIQTPHRHPNPRAANLQALSSDPPSASDAASLLAAAARAGDLRLGRALHRRLLGTEVLDADALVANSLLTMYSKCGHVRAARRVFDGMRGLRDLVSWTAMAFCLTRNGAEQEALVLLGEMLESGLRPNAFTLCAAGHACFPGELFRSSGGTVLGFAIKTGFWGTDVSVGCALIDMFARNGDLVAARKVFNGLVERTVVVWTLMITRYVQGGCAGKAVELFLGMLEDGFEPDGYTMSSMVSACAEQGSAGLGQQLHSLVLRLGLVSDTCVSCGLVDMYTKLQMEQSMECARKVFKRMPTHNVMSWTALISGYVQCGGQENNAVELLCEMLNESIEPNHLTYSSLLKACANLSDQDSGRQIHARVMKTSIGNVNVVGNALVSMYAESGCMEEARKAFDQLYERNLLSTSSDIGETGRSNASWSSQIESMDVGVSTFTFASLLSAAATVGLPTKGQQLHALSIKTGFESDKGISNSLVSMYSRCGYLDDACRAFDEMEDDHNVISWTSIISALAKHGHAERALSLFHDMILSGVKPNDVTYIAVLSACSHVGLVKEGKEYFRSMQKDHRLIPRMEHYACMVDLLARSGLVQEALEFINEMPCKADALVWKTLLGACRTYENIEIGEIAARHVIDLEPQDPAPYVLLSNLYAHGGLWDEVARIRSLMRHRNLSKETGLSWMHVGNTIHEFRAGDTSHPRAQEIYAKLAVLIREIKDIGYVPDTSIVLHDMSDKLKEQCLLQHSEKIAVAFGLITTLPTKPIRIFKNLRVCADCHSAIKYISKSTGREIILRDSNRFHRMKDGKCSCGEYW, from the coding sequence ATGCCGTCTCCCTCCCTTCCCGCCACCGCCGGTGCCGCCATGGCTTCAACCGTCGCCGCCCTTCCCCCCAGGCtcccgccgtcgccgcctcccatCCAGACCCCTCACCGCCACCCCAACCCACGAGCAGCAAACCTGCAGGCGCTCTCGTCCGACCCCCCCTCCGCCTCCGACGCGGCGtcgctcctcgccgccgccgcgcgcGCCGGCGACCTCCGCCTCGGCCGcgcgctccaccgccgcctcctaggCACCGAGGTCCTCGACGCCGACGCCCTGGTCGCGAACTCGCTCCTCACCATGTACTCCAAGTGCGGCCACGTGAGGGCCGCGCGCAGGGTGTTCGACGGAATGCGCGGGCTGCGGGACCTCGTGTCCTGGACAGCCATGGCCTTCTGCCTCACGCGAAACGGCGCGGAGCAGGAGGCCCTGGTCCTCCTCGGCGAGATGCTCGAGTCGGGGCTCCGGCCCAACGCGTTCACGCTCTGCGCCGCGGGGCACGCCTGCTTTCCCGGGGAGCTCTTTCGCTCGTCTGGCGGCACAGTGCTCGGGTTTGCAATCAAGACAGGGTTCTGGGGCACCGACGTGTCGGTGGGCTGTGCCTTGATCGATATGTTCGCCAGGAATGGGGACCTTGTGGCAGCACGGAAGGTGTTTAATGGGTTGGTTGAGAGGACAGTGGTCGTCTGGACGCTGATGATTACACGGTATGTGCAAGGTGGGTGTGCAGGCAAGGCGGTCGAGTTATTTCTTGGCATGCTAGAAGATGGTTTTGAGCCCGACGGATACACCATGAGCAGCATGGTTTCGGCATGCGCAGAGCAGGGATCAGCTGGATTGGGGCAGCAACTGCATTCTCTAGTACTCCGTCTGGGGCTGGTTTCTGATACTTGTGTGAGCTGTGGACTTGTGGACATGTACACAAAATTGCAAATGGAACAGTCCATGGAATGTGCAAGGAAAGTCTTCAAACGAATGCCCACACATAATGTCATGTCATGGACGGCACTGATATCTGGATATGTGCAATGTGGAGGACAGGAAAACAATGCAGTAGAACTCCTCTGCGAAATGTTAAATGAGAGCATCGAACCAAACCACCTCACATATTCTAGTCTTCTTAAGGCCTGTGCGAACCTTTCTGATCAAGATTCAGGTAGACAGATTCATGCCCGTGTCATGAAAACCAGCATAGGGAATGTAAACGTTGTTGGGAATGCTCTGGTCAGCATGTATGCTGAATCTGGTTGCATGGAGGAGGCTAGAAAGGCGTTTGACCAGCTTTATGAAAGGAACTTACTTTCCACCAGTTCTGATATTGGTGAAACTGGGAGGAGCAATGCCTCTTGGAGTTCTCAGATTGAGAGCATGGATGTTGGAGTCAGCACGTTCACGTTTGCTAGTCTGCTTAGTGCTGCTGCCACTGTAGGGTTGCCAACCAAGGGTCAGCAACTGCATGCGCTTTCAATCAAAACAGGTTTTGAGTCTGATAAAGGTATAAGCAACTCCCTTGTTTCCATGTATTCTAGGTGTGGATATTTGGATGATGCTTGTCGAGCATTTGATGAAATGGAGGATGACCATAATGTGATTTCATGGACTTCAATAATCAGTGCCTTAGCCAAGCATGGGCACGCGGAACGAGCGTTGTCATTGTTTCATGACATGATTTTGTCCGGTGTCAAACCAAATGATGTCACATACATTGCTGTGTTATCTGCCTGTAGCCATGTTGGTCTGGtgaaagaaggaaaggaatacttcAGATCAATGCAGAAGGATCACAGACTCATACCGAGAATGGAACATTATGCTTGCATGGTGGATCTGCTTGCACGATCAGGTCTTGTTCAAGAAGCCCTGGAGTTCATTAATGAAATGCCCTGTAAAGCGGATGCATTGGTTTGGAAGACTCTCCTCGGTGCTTGTAGGACTTACGAAAATATTGAGATTGGGGAAATTGCAGCCAGGCATGTCATAGATCTTGAGCCGCAAGATCCAGCTCCATATGTCCTTCTCTCAAACTTGTATGCCCATGGTGGTTTATGGGACGAAGTTGCAAGAATAAGGAGTCTGATGAGACACAGGAACTTGAGCAAAGAAACTGGCTTGAGTTGGATGCATGTTGGAAACACCATTCACGAGTTCCGAGCTGGTGACACCAGCCATCCGCGAGCACAAGAGATCTATGCAAAGTTGGCTGTGTTGATCAGAGAAATTAAAGACATTGGCTATGTACCAGACACAAGCATTGTGCTCCATGACATGTCGGATAAGCTCAAGGAGCAGTGTCTGCTTCAGCACAGCGAGAAGATTGCTGTGGCATTTGGTTTGATTACTACGTTGCCAACAAAACCAATAAGGATCTTTAAGAATCTCCGTGTGTGTGCAGATTGCCATTCTGCAATCAAGTATATCTCTAAATCCACTGGAAGGGAGATAATATTGAGAGATAGCAACAGGTTCCATAGGATGAAAGATGGGAAATGCTCATGCGGAGAGTACTGGTGA